A stretch of the uncultured Trichococcus sp. genome encodes the following:
- a CDS encoding MurR/RpiR family transcriptional regulator, which translates to MSQLFNVDPRILTESDRKIINYFKKNGHIPALLSINEIGAAIGISNSTLTRFSKKMGFKNFKELKMALLSQQETSPSTKLQNAIRSDHQLDGPESMIQRDIDQLLETMEYLDPTRLRLAAQNLARKRRIYIFSKGATRSLGDLLHFRLRRFGRDVQHICAGGSEIFETLHMMTTDDLIIVFAFGKVPKETRVILDFANKEGITTLYFTDQLYQKPETDGNIPFYVARGLPTEYHSLTSAISLIEALIVEVSRIDPELFHNQLNRMHTLKETYKKELPR; encoded by the coding sequence ATGAGTCAATTGTTTAACGTAGATCCCAGAATACTCACGGAGAGCGATCGAAAAATTATCAACTACTTCAAAAAGAATGGGCATATCCCGGCACTCCTCTCAATCAATGAGATCGGTGCAGCTATCGGTATCAGCAATTCAACGCTAACGCGCTTCTCAAAAAAAATGGGCTTCAAAAACTTCAAAGAACTGAAAATGGCACTACTGAGTCAGCAAGAAACTTCTCCTTCAACAAAATTACAGAATGCTATCCGTTCCGACCATCAGCTTGACGGTCCTGAATCCATGATTCAGCGCGACATCGACCAACTTCTTGAAACGATGGAATATTTGGACCCAACACGTTTACGGCTCGCAGCTCAAAATCTGGCAAGAAAAAGAAGAATCTACATTTTTTCAAAAGGGGCTACACGCTCACTGGGAGACTTGTTGCATTTTAGATTGAGACGTTTCGGCAGGGACGTGCAACATATCTGTGCAGGCGGCTCAGAAATTTTTGAAACATTGCACATGATGACCACAGATGATCTGATCATTGTGTTTGCCTTCGGGAAAGTCCCGAAGGAAACCCGGGTTATTCTCGATTTTGCCAACAAAGAAGGCATCACGACGCTTTATTTTACTGATCAGCTCTACCAGAAACCCGAAACGGACGGTAACATTCCTTTTTATGTTGCTAGAGGCCTTCCAACAGAATACCATTCTTTAACTTCTGCCATTTCGCTGATAGAGGCACTCATCGTTGAAGTCAGTCGCATTGATCCGGAATTATTCCATAACCAGCTTAATCGTATGCACACTTTAAAAGAAACCTATAAAAAAGAACTTCCCCGCTGA
- a CDS encoding PHP-associated domain-containing protein, with translation MLIDTHTHGKLAKYLPFSEQYTRNLFKEAYKRGVEALCLTEHFNTQEFEKIYQFIHENYPQEGDTYMVEGVRVFPGLEVDILEGGHNLVIGSFDTIQALRQEILESATFKEFLPAATLFPLVKKYDVLFGAAHVYRKGCHNLELSEELLAYYDFFDLNGKDTALLGRDNIEKVKAVGARYDRPVMAGSDTHQFLQYGSVMNDFERSFSTIGAFREEMNAGRYKLVVDEAIEEKVEGANLLKKALKLLQSQGGSYDVPLIIE, from the coding sequence TTGCTTATCGACACACATACTCACGGTAAACTGGCAAAATACCTGCCTTTTTCGGAGCAATACACTAGAAATCTATTCAAAGAAGCCTACAAGCGCGGAGTCGAAGCCCTTTGCCTGACGGAGCATTTCAATACCCAGGAATTCGAAAAGATATATCAATTCATCCACGAGAACTACCCACAAGAAGGGGATACGTATATGGTTGAAGGAGTGCGTGTGTTTCCTGGCTTGGAAGTTGATATTTTAGAGGGCGGACACAACTTGGTGATTGGGTCATTTGACACGATCCAAGCTTTGCGACAAGAAATTCTTGAGTCGGCGACATTCAAGGAGTTCCTGCCGGCAGCGACATTGTTTCCGTTGGTGAAGAAATACGATGTGCTCTTTGGTGCAGCCCACGTCTACCGTAAAGGCTGTCATAATTTAGAATTATCCGAAGAACTGTTGGCTTACTATGATTTCTTTGATTTGAACGGAAAAGATACTGCTTTACTTGGTCGTGATAACATCGAAAAGGTGAAAGCGGTCGGAGCGCGTTATGATCGTCCGGTCATGGCAGGAAGCGATACGCATCAGTTTCTGCAATATGGCTCGGTGATGAATGACTTTGAACGGTCTTTTTCTACCATAGGTGCATTTCGGGAGGAAATGAATGCAGGTCGCTACAAATTGGTGGTGGATGAAGCGATCGAAGAGAAAGTCGAGGGTGCGAATCTATTGAAAAAGGCGCTGAAGTTGCTGCAAAGCCAAGGCGGTAGTTACGATGTCCCACTCATCATCGAATAA
- a CDS encoding energy-coupling factor transporter transmembrane component T, which produces MNISTIRNQVLKNSYGNSDTLIAKMDPRTMFIWYFVFGIVPWFVSDTLMLMGLFIFVAAVTKIAKTVPLILFIFVVGIFSQTGFLFMFTLLFGGSLSAVIPLLKLTLKIAVVSLAAIVAFAGMDPDKLSNGLMAIGLPEKFSFSVSYAYRILPILMEEYQSILLSYKIRGVRPDSDGFKGKWRNLIYQIKIMIKAFYPLMLNMAKRSRTTVEALEIKGFQRALKNKKIRDMKMKKLSIQMQDILFLTCSLLYFGMCLAVPQLLY; this is translated from the coding sequence ATGAATATCTCCACAATCAGGAATCAGGTTTTGAAGAACTCCTATGGTAATTCAGATACATTGATTGCTAAGATGGATCCGAGGACTATGTTCATTTGGTATTTTGTTTTTGGGATTGTTCCCTGGTTTGTTTCCGACACATTGATGTTGATGGGATTGTTTATCTTTGTGGCTGCTGTGACCAAAATTGCCAAGACGGTTCCATTGATTTTATTCATATTTGTAGTCGGGATTTTCTCACAGACAGGATTTTTGTTCATGTTCACTTTATTGTTTGGCGGGAGCCTGTCTGCAGTGATTCCCTTACTGAAATTGACGCTGAAGATTGCTGTTGTTTCGTTGGCTGCCATAGTCGCTTTCGCGGGTATGGATCCGGATAAGCTTTCGAATGGATTGATGGCAATCGGGTTACCTGAAAAATTCTCTTTTAGTGTATCCTATGCTTATCGTATTTTGCCTATTTTGATGGAAGAATACCAATCCATTTTGTTGTCCTATAAAATTCGCGGGGTCCGCCCCGACAGTGATGGCTTCAAGGGGAAATGGCGAAATCTTATCTATCAGATCAAAATCATGATCAAAGCCTTCTACCCATTGATGCTCAATATGGCAAAGCGTAGCCGGACGACTGTGGAAGCATTGGAGATAAAGGGATTCCAACGCGCTTTAAAAAATAAAAAAATCCGCGATATGAAAATGAAAAAACTGTCCATCCAAATGCAGGACATTCTGTTCCTGACATGTTCACTACTTTATTTTGGGATGTGCCTGGCAGTTCCACAACTACTATACTGA
- a CDS encoding energy-coupling factor transporter ATPase, producing MIELRNVSFSYPDTGEKILDDLSVSIPPGSFVAVVGDNGAGKSTFCKLLNGIIPHFLDGDLQGEIRIFDQAISEKTPAELAHTIGYVYQDFENQLIRPRVLDDASYGLLNEGEERYEEITMEILRTLDLAHLSDEYVWQLSGGQKHLLALAGVLVMSPKIIVLDEPIAQLDPLHAGKIYDNLAFLNQKLGKTIVVIEHNSEYISRYCDQVLFMKNRQIEWLLPVKEAFQQVLQLVEGGVYPPQITLLGHGLSEKGYDSSGDLPISIDEGIGYINRRFDMSRSRQVPSDLKRNQAKGKSIVEMKEVSLSYKKIDQGAYSALNNLNLTLHAGERIALIGNNGAGKSSMLKMLIGLLKPDSGEIVLDGQNTKKIKMERISDKVGYVYQNPENMFIEDSIEKDIAFSLKARGIKNYKNITEQLLQQFNLMDIRQRDGRLLSGGQMRRASLAIGVSLNPKVLLLDEPTASLDMATRKRITHTLKEVADTVETIVIATHDMQLVAEWANRVIVLHDGQVIGDGSREEIFADEKLLQRAGIVAPEIVQLSQRLNGRICYSIQEFLDYLQKEAVLFV from the coding sequence ATGATAGAATTACGGAATGTGAGTTTTAGCTATCCCGATACAGGCGAAAAGATATTGGATGACCTTTCGGTGAGTATCCCACCTGGCTCCTTCGTTGCTGTGGTCGGTGATAATGGTGCAGGAAAATCAACCTTTTGCAAGTTGCTCAATGGCATCATTCCACATTTTTTGGATGGCGATCTGCAAGGCGAAATCCGTATCTTCGATCAGGCGATATCTGAAAAAACACCGGCTGAGTTGGCTCATACAATCGGTTACGTCTATCAAGATTTTGAAAACCAACTGATCCGACCACGGGTGTTGGATGACGCTTCTTATGGGCTGCTGAATGAAGGCGAAGAACGTTATGAGGAAATCACGATGGAAATTCTGCGGACGCTGGATCTAGCGCACTTATCGGACGAGTATGTCTGGCAATTATCCGGAGGCCAAAAGCATCTATTGGCTTTAGCAGGCGTGCTTGTTATGTCGCCGAAAATCATTGTATTGGATGAACCGATTGCGCAACTGGATCCTTTGCATGCCGGCAAAATTTATGATAATTTGGCATTTCTGAATCAAAAATTAGGAAAGACGATCGTTGTGATTGAACATAATTCCGAATACATAAGTCGCTATTGTGACCAAGTCCTCTTTATGAAAAATCGCCAAATAGAGTGGCTATTGCCAGTAAAAGAAGCATTTCAGCAAGTTTTGCAACTGGTTGAGGGCGGGGTCTATCCGCCGCAAATCACCTTACTGGGACATGGCCTATCCGAAAAAGGATATGATTCTTCAGGGGACCTACCTATCAGCATCGATGAAGGCATCGGCTACATCAATAGGCGCTTTGATATGTCCAGGTCAAGACAAGTACCCAGCGACCTGAAACGGAATCAAGCGAAAGGGAAGTCCATAGTGGAAATGAAAGAAGTATCCTTGAGCTACAAGAAAATCGATCAAGGAGCCTATTCAGCGTTAAATAATTTAAATCTTACACTGCATGCAGGGGAACGGATCGCTCTGATCGGCAATAATGGAGCTGGAAAGTCGAGCATGCTGAAGATGCTGATCGGATTGTTGAAGCCCGATTCGGGAGAGATTGTTTTGGATGGTCAAAACACCAAAAAGATCAAGATGGAGCGCATTTCCGATAAAGTAGGATACGTTTATCAAAATCCCGAGAATATGTTCATCGAAGATTCCATCGAAAAGGATATTGCTTTTTCTTTGAAGGCCCGAGGAATCAAAAATTACAAAAACATCACTGAGCAGTTGCTGCAGCAATTCAACCTGATGGATATCCGGCAGCGGGATGGGCGATTATTAAGCGGCGGCCAAATGCGCCGCGCCTCCTTGGCAATCGGAGTTTCATTGAATCCGAAGGTGCTTCTGTTGGATGAACCGACAGCCAGCTTGGATATGGCTACCCGCAAGCGGATTACGCATACGTTAAAAGAAGTGGCGGATACAGTGGAAACGATTGTGATTGCGACACATGATATGCAATTGGTTGCGGAATGGGCGAATAGGGTGATTGTATTGCATGACGGTCAAGTCATCGGCGACGGCAGCAGAGAAGAAATTTTTGCTGACGAAAAACTATTGCAACGTGCAGGGATTGTCGCCCCGGAAATTGTGCAGTTAAGCCAACGATTGAACGGAAGAATTTGCTATAGTATCCAAGAATTTCTGGACTATTTGCAAAAGGAGGCGGTTCTATTTGTTTAA
- the metA gene encoding homoserine O-succinyltransferase, whose translation MPIKVSKDLPAIKELAKENIFVMDELRAVTQDIRPLKIIIVNLMPTKQATETQFIRLLSNTSLQVEVTLLRMESYDSKHVSEEYLDYFYKTFSDIKDQYFDGMIITGAPVENLAFEEVEYWPELVSIMEWSASHVFSTMHICWGAQAGLYHHYNIGKYPLKEKLFGVFKHTITDSRTMLLRGFDDEFYMPHSRHTDVHKADIEACSELEILATSEEAGISIVRSRDNRFVFVTGHAEYDFDTLDKEYKRDVALDRPINIPINYYPENDPGKRPVVRWRGHANILFVNWLNYFVYQETPYDLQRIHELRNKPAQD comes from the coding sequence ATGCCGATCAAAGTATCGAAGGATTTGCCCGCCATCAAAGAGTTGGCCAAAGAGAATATTTTCGTCATGGACGAGCTAAGAGCCGTCACGCAGGATATCCGTCCGTTAAAAATCATCATCGTGAATCTGATGCCTACAAAACAGGCCACGGAAACTCAGTTCATTCGTTTGCTTTCGAACACGTCCTTGCAGGTGGAAGTGACCTTGCTGCGGATGGAAAGTTACGATTCCAAGCATGTTTCGGAAGAATACTTGGACTATTTCTACAAGACCTTTTCGGATATCAAGGACCAATACTTTGATGGCATGATCATCACGGGTGCGCCTGTGGAGAATCTTGCCTTTGAAGAGGTGGAATATTGGCCGGAATTGGTGTCCATCATGGAGTGGTCAGCCAGCCATGTCTTCTCGACGATGCATATCTGTTGGGGAGCCCAGGCTGGTCTGTACCATCACTACAATATTGGGAAGTACCCTCTGAAGGAAAAACTGTTCGGTGTGTTCAAGCACACGATCACCGACAGCAGAACGATGCTGCTCCGCGGGTTTGATGATGAGTTTTATATGCCGCATTCCCGCCACACGGATGTGCACAAAGCGGATATAGAGGCCTGCAGCGAGCTTGAAATTCTGGCGACATCCGAAGAGGCAGGGATCAGCATTGTCCGCAGCAGGGACAACCGTTTCGTGTTTGTGACAGGTCATGCTGAATACGATTTTGATACGCTTGATAAGGAATACAAGCGAGATGTCGCTTTGGATCGTCCCATCAATATACCGATCAATTATTACCCTGAGAACGATCCGGGCAAGCGTCCAGTGGTGCGTTGGCGCGGCCATGCCAATATCCTCTTCGTGAATTGGCTGAATTACTTCGTTTATCAGGAAACGCCATACGATCTGCAACGTATCCATGAGCTGCGGAACAAGCCTGCTCAAGATTAA
- a CDS encoding GNAT family N-acetyltransferase encodes MEDFVKTDNGFVLNDENGGMIAEITYAPYGEDKVIANHTYVDSSLRGHGVAEMLLDRLVEEMRAEGKKIVPRCSYVVAMFDRKREKYADIKAEI; translated from the coding sequence ATGGAAGATTTTGTGAAGACAGACAATGGCTTCGTTTTGAATGATGAAAACGGAGGAATGATAGCTGAAATTACTTATGCACCTTATGGTGAAGATAAAGTCATAGCCAACCATACCTATGTTGATTCCTCATTGAGAGGGCATGGTGTTGCTGAAATGTTATTGGATCGTCTTGTTGAAGAAATGCGGGCTGAAGGCAAAAAAATTGTGCCGCGCTGCTCCTATGTTGTGGCGATGTTCGATCGCAAACGCGAAAAATATGCCGACATCAAGGCAGAAATTTAA